The following are from one region of the Lepeophtheirus salmonis chromosome 8, UVic_Lsal_1.4, whole genome shotgun sequence genome:
- the LOC121122992 gene encoding uncharacterized protein translates to MEMIRYFVYLLPLLSSQGECRDRRILKDKVSIIGSSSSGSIKKTQEDIITLEVGSPLNLTCLVRDGLESEPQLSWHLLGFIEGITHLKGVNTLSIIFDQVNLEHKGVYQCLASGVWDHYRGEEIFSKKMQLQVYDRKGLCDEGVFQCSHGNCIPNHHVCDGVLDCPQGNDEDLLVCGPDPCESKLHCADGRCMDTNLCCNPDFDVNCTFVPKCCNALIEFHRNFNKMDMKFLQIAEDDNNFHSTILTVVACTTVFLIVFGFIFAIGIYHSRSSWTHQIGGRTPPRVRNTYFISNRVQTLERPPLHRPPSYRAIFGNNDPPPPYSENIGNSNENMEFDLNNNGDINGNSELIDNHEIETRIREERLASRRNRDSSSDDTTM, encoded by the exons ATGGAAATGATTCGTTATTTCGTGTACCTTCTCCCACTCCTCTCCTCACAAG gcGAGTGTCGTGATCGTCGAATATTAAAGGACAAAGTCTCCATTATTGGAAGTTCCTCCTCTGGAagcataaaaaaaactcaagaaGACATAATAACCCTGGAGGTCGGAAGTCCACTGAATCTGACGTGTCTTGTTCGAGACGGCTTAGAGAGTGAGCCCCAACTTAGTTGGCATTTGTTGGGCTTTATAGAGGGGATTACGCACCTCAAAGGGGTTAACACACTCAGTATTATCTTTGATCAAGTCAATCTTGAACATAAAGGAGTGTATCAATGTTTAGCTTCGGGGGTTTGGGATCATTATCGTGGAGAGGagatttttagcaaaaaaatgcaGTTACAAGTCTATGATA GAAAGGGTCTTTGTGATGAAGGAGTCTTCCAATGCAGTCATGGAAACTGCATTCCAAATCATCACGTCTGCGACGGTGTTCTGGATTGTCCTCAAGGAAATGATGAGGATCTCCTAGTCTGTGGTCCAGACCCATGTGAATCAAAGCTTCATTGTGCAGACGGTCGTTGTATGGACACAAATCTTTGCTGCAATCCGGACTTTGATGTCAACTGTACCTTTGTTCCTAAATGCTGTAATGCATTGATCGAGTTTCAtcgtaattttaataaaatggataTGAAGTTCCTTCAAATTGCCGAGgatgataataattttcattctaCGATTCTTACAGTTGTGG CTTGTacaacagtttttttaattgtttttggttttatatTCGCAATCGGTATATATCATAGTAGAAGCTCCTGGACGCATCAGATTGGAGGAAGAACTCCACCTCGTGTGAGAAACACTTATTTCATAAGCAATCGTGTTCAAACTTTAGAGCGGCCACCGTTACATCGGCCTCCTTCATACAGAGCAATATTTGGTAATAATGATCCTCCACCGCCATACAGTGAAAATATAGggaattcaaatgaaaatatggaaTTCGATCTCAATAATAACGGTGATATCAATGGGAATAGTGAATTAATCGATAACCATGAAATTGAAACGCGAATCCGAGAAGAAAGGTTAGCTTCTAGGAGAAATAGAGACTCCTCATCTGATGATACTACTATGTAA